A window of Cryptomeria japonica chromosome 3, Sugi_1.0, whole genome shotgun sequence contains these coding sequences:
- the LOC131038730 gene encoding large ribosomal subunit protein uL4c isoform X3, translating to MAKCLSFSTSTFFCPPSISLQRPPSQSCSTLHQWSLENQKKRSLTLSISAEAVTIPVITFDGEKAGTASLDIKTARPETARAVVHRGVVTELQNRRRGTASTLTRGEVRGGGRKPYKQKGTGNARRGSQRTPLRPGGGIIFGPKPKDWSIKINKKEKRLAISTALASAAVDSVVIDSFTEKFDTPKTKNFVAALKKWGVQPSEDHALIFTTELSENVRLSSRNIGSLKILTPRTLNLYDILRADKLIFTKDGVEYLNKMYGLNSAIREEDEEKGEEEGKEEEQQYEEEESSETPETAQ from the coding sequence ATGGCGAAATGcctctcattctctacatcaacATTTTTCTGCCCGCCATCAATCTCTCTCCAGAGGCCCCCATCGCAATCTTgctcaactctccatcaatggagCCTTGAGAATCAGAAAAAGCGGTCCTTGACTCTCTCGATTAGCGCAGAGGCCGTCACAATCCCTGTCATCACGTTCGACGGTGAGAAGGCAGGCACAGCGTCTTTGGACATCAAAACAGCCCGGCCGGAGACGGCCCGCGCTGTGGTTCACAGGGGCGTCGTGACGGAGCTTCAAAACCGGCGGCGCGGCACGGCCTCAACTCTGACCCGCGGCGAAGTGCGAGGGGGAGGAAGAAAGCCCTATAAACAGAAGGGCACCGGCAATGCTCGTCGCGGCTCGCAAAGGACTCCTTTGCGGCCTGGCGGGGGTATAATTTTTGGCCCCAAGCCCAAAGactggagcatcaaaatcaacaaGAAAGAAAAGCGTCTCGCCATCTCTACGGCTCTCGCCAGCGCCGCTGTCGACAGCGTTGTAATTGACAGCTTCACGGAGAAGTTTGACACTCCCAAGACTAAGAATTTTGTTGCTGCGCTCAAGAAGTGGGGCGTGCAGCCCAGTGAAGATCATGCTCTCATATTTACCACGGAGCTGTCAGAGAATGTGCGGCTGTCCAGCCGAAATATTGGGTCTTTGAAGATTTTGACTCCGAGGACCTTGAATTTGTATGACATTTTGAGGGCCGATAAGCTTATTTTTACTAAGGACGGTGTGGAGTATCTTAATAAGATGTATGGATTGAATTCAGCCATTCGGGAGGAAGATGAAGAGaagggagaggaagaggggaaagAGGAGGAACAGCAATATG
- the LOC131038730 gene encoding large ribosomal subunit protein uL4c isoform X4, giving the protein MAKCLSFSTSTFFCPPSISLQRPPSQSCSTLHQWSLENQKKRSLTLSISAEAVTIPVITFDGEKAGTASLDIKTARPETARAVVHRGVVTELQNRRRGTASTLTRGEVRGGGRKPYKQKGTGNARRGSQRTPLRPGGGIIFGPKPKDWSIKINKKEKRLAISTALASAAVDSVVIDSFTEKFDTPKTKNFVAALKKWGVQPSEDHALIFTTELSENVRLSSRNIGSLKILTPRTLNLYDILRADKLIFTKDGVEYLNKMYGLNSAIREEDEEKGEEEGKEEEQQYEEESSETPETAQ; this is encoded by the coding sequence ATGGCGAAATGcctctcattctctacatcaacATTTTTCTGCCCGCCATCAATCTCTCTCCAGAGGCCCCCATCGCAATCTTgctcaactctccatcaatggagCCTTGAGAATCAGAAAAAGCGGTCCTTGACTCTCTCGATTAGCGCAGAGGCCGTCACAATCCCTGTCATCACGTTCGACGGTGAGAAGGCAGGCACAGCGTCTTTGGACATCAAAACAGCCCGGCCGGAGACGGCCCGCGCTGTGGTTCACAGGGGCGTCGTGACGGAGCTTCAAAACCGGCGGCGCGGCACGGCCTCAACTCTGACCCGCGGCGAAGTGCGAGGGGGAGGAAGAAAGCCCTATAAACAGAAGGGCACCGGCAATGCTCGTCGCGGCTCGCAAAGGACTCCTTTGCGGCCTGGCGGGGGTATAATTTTTGGCCCCAAGCCCAAAGactggagcatcaaaatcaacaaGAAAGAAAAGCGTCTCGCCATCTCTACGGCTCTCGCCAGCGCCGCTGTCGACAGCGTTGTAATTGACAGCTTCACGGAGAAGTTTGACACTCCCAAGACTAAGAATTTTGTTGCTGCGCTCAAGAAGTGGGGCGTGCAGCCCAGTGAAGATCATGCTCTCATATTTACCACGGAGCTGTCAGAGAATGTGCGGCTGTCCAGCCGAAATATTGGGTCTTTGAAGATTTTGACTCCGAGGACCTTGAATTTGTATGACATTTTGAGGGCCGATAAGCTTATTTTTACTAAGGACGGTGTGGAGTATCTTAATAAGATGTATGGATTGAATTCAGCCATTCGGGAGGAAGATGAAGAGaagggagaggaagaggggaaagAGGAGGAACAGCAATATG
- the LOC131038730 gene encoding large ribosomal subunit protein uL4c isoform X1 produces MAKCLSFSSSTFLCPPSTSLQRPLSKSSSILHSWSRQKQQKRPLTLSIRAEAVTIPVITFDGENAGTASLDIKTARPETARAVVHRGVVTELQNRRRGTASTLTRGEVRGGGRKPYKQKGSGKARRGSQRTPLRPGGGVIFGPKPKDWSIKINKKEKRLAISTALSSAAVDSVVIDSFNEKFDTPKTKNFVAALKNWGVEPSEDHALIFTTELSEKVRLSSRNIGSLKILTPRTLNLYDILRADKLIFTKDGVEYLNKMYGLKSAIREGDEDEDEDEGGEEGEEEEEQSEEEESSETPETAQ; encoded by the coding sequence ATGGCGAAGTGCCTCTCTTTCTCCTCCTCAACATTTTTATGCCCGCCATCAACCTCTCTCCAGAGGCCCCTGTCAAAATCTAGCTCAATTCTCCACTCATGGAGCCGTCAGAAACAGCAAAAACGGCCCTTAACTCTCTCAATTCGTGCAGAGGCCGTCACGATCCCTGTCATAACGTTCGACGGTGAGAATGCAGGCACAGCGTCTTTGGATATCAAAACAGCCAGGCCAGAGACGGCCCGAGCTGTGGTTCACAGGGGCGTCGTGACAGAGCTTCAAAACCGTCGGCGAGGCACGGCCTCAACTCTGACACGTGGCGAAGTGCGAGGgggaggaagaaaaccctataaacAGAAGGGTAGCGGCAAAGCTCGTCGCGGTTCACAAAGGACTCCTCTGCGGCCTGGTGGGGGTGTCATTTTTGGGCCCAAGCCCAAAgattggagcatcaaaatcaacaaGAAGGAAAAGCGTCTCGCCATTTCTACGGCTCTCTCCAGTGCCGCTGTCGACAGCGTTGTAATTGACAGCTTCAACGAGAAATTTGACACTCCCAAGACCAAGAATTTTGTTGCTGCGCTCAAGAATTGGGGCGTGGAGCCCAGTGAAGATCATGCCCTCATTTTTACCACGGAGCTATCGGAGAAGGTGCGGCTGTCCAGCCGCAATATTGGGTCTTTGAAGATTTTGACGCCCAGGACCTTGAATTTGTATGACATTTTGAGGGCTGATAAGCTTATTTTTACGAAGGATGGGGTGGAGTATCTTAACAAGATGTATGGATTGAAGTCAGCAATTCGGgagggggatgaggatgaggatgaggatgagggaggggaagagggagaagaggaggaagaacaatcTG
- the LOC131038730 gene encoding large ribosomal subunit protein uL4c isoform X2 — protein MAKCLSFSSSTFLCPPSTSLQRPLSKSSSILHSWSRQKQQKRPLTLSIRAEAVTIPVITFDGENAGTASLDIKTARPETARAVVHRGVVTELQNRRRGTASTLTRGEVRGGGRKPYKQKGSGKARRGSQRTPLRPGGGVIFGPKPKDWSIKINKKEKRLAISTALSSAAVDSVVIDSFNEKFDTPKTKNFVAALKNWGVEPSEDHALIFTTELSEKVRLSSRNIGSLKILTPRTLNLYDILRADKLIFTKDGVEYLNKMYGLKSAIREGDEDEDEDEGGEEGEEEEEQSEEESSETPETAQ, from the coding sequence ATGGCGAAGTGCCTCTCTTTCTCCTCCTCAACATTTTTATGCCCGCCATCAACCTCTCTCCAGAGGCCCCTGTCAAAATCTAGCTCAATTCTCCACTCATGGAGCCGTCAGAAACAGCAAAAACGGCCCTTAACTCTCTCAATTCGTGCAGAGGCCGTCACGATCCCTGTCATAACGTTCGACGGTGAGAATGCAGGCACAGCGTCTTTGGATATCAAAACAGCCAGGCCAGAGACGGCCCGAGCTGTGGTTCACAGGGGCGTCGTGACAGAGCTTCAAAACCGTCGGCGAGGCACGGCCTCAACTCTGACACGTGGCGAAGTGCGAGGgggaggaagaaaaccctataaacAGAAGGGTAGCGGCAAAGCTCGTCGCGGTTCACAAAGGACTCCTCTGCGGCCTGGTGGGGGTGTCATTTTTGGGCCCAAGCCCAAAgattggagcatcaaaatcaacaaGAAGGAAAAGCGTCTCGCCATTTCTACGGCTCTCTCCAGTGCCGCTGTCGACAGCGTTGTAATTGACAGCTTCAACGAGAAATTTGACACTCCCAAGACCAAGAATTTTGTTGCTGCGCTCAAGAATTGGGGCGTGGAGCCCAGTGAAGATCATGCCCTCATTTTTACCACGGAGCTATCGGAGAAGGTGCGGCTGTCCAGCCGCAATATTGGGTCTTTGAAGATTTTGACGCCCAGGACCTTGAATTTGTATGACATTTTGAGGGCTGATAAGCTTATTTTTACGAAGGATGGGGTGGAGTATCTTAACAAGATGTATGGATTGAAGTCAGCAATTCGGgagggggatgaggatgaggatgaggatgagggaggggaagagggagaagaggaggaagaacaatcTG